A region of Moorena producens PAL-8-15-08-1 DNA encodes the following proteins:
- a CDS encoding galactose-1-epimerase → MLTGSMLLKIITVLTAMGMSLLLGNVDYYNRFNPQQSYPTANNYQTKQNKTLTKIEFGQTKDGQNVYLYTLTNTNGLVAKITNYGATLTELHLPDNSGKLDDVVLGFDSLEAYLTAKHYLYYGAIVGRVANRIKDAQFTLNGQKYDLAANAPPHHIHGGNKGFDKVVWKAEPINSSQRQALKLTYLSPDSEEGYPGDLKVTAIYTLTNDNELKLEMTATTNKPTPVNLVNHTYWNLAGHGSGNILGQYLTINADRYTPNNEQRIPTGEIKSVKDTPYDFTQPQLIGDGINQLRNTLKPNYPGGYDLNYVLNGESEKIKLAATVYEPKSGRVMELHSNQPGIQFFSGNLPKLRTVGKGDVVYTNHQGLCLETQHFPDSVNQPNFPSVILHPGETYRHLMVYKFYTKQNNLGKIIAPNTQVEKVAGGFKFTEGPVWHPDGFLLFSDIPANTIYKWQPEQKTEIFRQPSGNANGNTLDRSGRLVTAEHSNRRLSLTQKDGKIVTLASHYQGKRLNSPNDLAVKSDGSIYFTDPPYGIKSEQEELGFYGVYRLAPDGTLTLLVDDFVRPNGIVFSPDETKLYVNDSQRGHIRVFDVKPDGMLENGKLFAELKPPSKEGAADGMKVDIQGNVYSTGPGGVWIFDPSGNLLGIIEVPEAPANLAWGDSDYQTLYITARNSLYRIRLKIPGVLPGRMENDN, encoded by the coding sequence ATGCTGACTGGCTCAATGTTACTAAAAATAATCACAGTCTTGACCGCAATGGGAATGAGTTTACTTTTAGGGAACGTAGATTACTACAATAGATTTAACCCTCAGCAATCTTACCCCACAGCAAATAACTACCAGACCAAACAAAACAAAACTTTAACCAAGATTGAATTTGGCCAGACTAAAGATGGTCAAAACGTTTATCTCTATACTTTAACCAATACCAATGGTTTAGTAGCTAAGATAACCAACTATGGTGCTACTCTTACTGAATTACACTTGCCTGACAACAGCGGTAAGCTAGACGATGTCGTGCTGGGATTTGATAGTCTAGAAGCTTATTTGACCGCTAAGCACTACCTATATTATGGTGCAATTGTTGGTCGCGTCGCTAATCGGATTAAAGATGCTCAGTTCACTCTCAATGGTCAAAAGTATGATCTAGCTGCTAATGCCCCTCCCCATCACATACATGGTGGTAACAAAGGTTTTGACAAAGTGGTTTGGAAAGCTGAACCAATTAACAGTAGCCAAAGACAGGCACTAAAACTAACTTATCTGAGTCCTGACTCAGAAGAAGGATATCCAGGTGATTTGAAAGTGACAGCCATTTACACTCTGACTAACGATAATGAGTTAAAGCTGGAAATGACTGCTACCACTAACAAACCTACTCCTGTCAACTTGGTAAATCATACATATTGGAACTTGGCTGGTCATGGTTCTGGGAATATTCTAGGACAATATTTAACGATCAATGCCGATAGATATACGCCTAACAACGAACAGCGCATCCCTACAGGAGAGATTAAATCAGTTAAAGATACACCCTACGACTTTACTCAGCCTCAGTTGATTGGAGATGGCATTAATCAGCTTAGAAATACCCTAAAGCCAAACTATCCAGGAGGCTACGACCTCAATTATGTCTTGAATGGAGAATCAGAAAAAATAAAACTCGCAGCTACTGTATATGAACCAAAATCTGGTCGGGTGATGGAGCTTCACAGTAATCAGCCAGGAATACAGTTTTTTTCGGGAAATCTTCCTAAGCTTAGAACTGTGGGGAAAGGAGATGTTGTTTATACAAATCATCAAGGTTTGTGCTTAGAGACACAACATTTTCCTGACTCAGTCAATCAGCCTAACTTTCCTTCGGTTATCTTGCATCCAGGTGAAACTTACCGACACCTAATGGTTTATAAATTTTACACCAAACAAAATAATCTAGGAAAAATTATTGCTCCCAATACTCAAGTTGAAAAGGTAGCAGGAGGTTTTAAGTTTACTGAAGGACCTGTTTGGCATCCCGACGGCTTTCTACTATTTAGTGATATTCCAGCTAATACCATTTATAAATGGCAACCAGAGCAAAAAACCGAGATTTTTCGTCAACCTTCTGGCAATGCTAATGGTAATACGTTAGACCGCTCAGGGCGTTTAGTTACTGCCGAACATAGTAATCGTCGTCTATCCTTAACACAGAAAGATGGAAAAATTGTAACTCTAGCTAGTCACTACCAAGGCAAGCGGCTGAATAGTCCCAACGATCTAGCAGTCAAATCAGATGGTAGCATCTATTTTACCGATCCTCCCTATGGCATCAAATCGGAACAAGAAGAATTAGGCTTTTATGGTGTTTATCGCCTAGCACCAGATGGCACACTAACTCTGCTAGTTGATGACTTTGTGCGCCCTAATGGTATTGTCTTTTCCCCAGATGAAACTAAATTATATGTCAATGATTCACAAAGAGGTCATATTCGGGTTTTTGATGTCAAGCCAGACGGGATGTTAGAGAATGGAAAACTTTTTGCCGAACTGAAACCTCCTAGTAAAGAGGGGGCAGCAGATGGTATGAAGGTAGACATCCAAGGAAATGTTTACAGTACTGGACCTGGGGGAGTTTGGATTTTTGATCCCAGCGGCAACCTACTGGGCATTATTGAAGTGCCAGAAGCTCCCGCTAATTTAGCCTGGGGCGACAGCGACTACCAAACCCTCTATATTACAGCAAGAAACAGTCTTTATCGTATCCGCCTTAAAATTCCGGGAGTGCTACCAGGCAGAATGGAAAATGACAATTAG
- a CDS encoding ArnT family glycosyltransferase produces MKSIPRFPSFGCQALRSLGCNPILLAIFLVSLVLRVLAITVAFNVDEMNWMRRGSLFLWRLLEGDLADTYLRHHPGVTNMWLTGSSQLLNCQFHKLFQGWLNLNQTQSLEACLNTTNFPISSFVMPRLLQAVMTSACMVGIYILAKRLLGRPAALAAISLLILEPFFLAYQRSITTDALQTDFGILGLLLLLLYLRGDGTRRTLVASGALMGLAVAGKIPTIFVLPGVGLWIVLIELGVWQASFPQRGWKRQTVDMMLWGISFCSVIFLIWPALWVAPLETLGKLYEGLLQEADTGDQFFWGQVTDSPGLIFYPLALAYRLSPTLQVGLLTCLAALLIPRLRQHRAKIPELVALTLIPISVLVIVSVIDRKYDRYIMIIWPELALLAGAGWRKIGAWVKYWGTPLWSRGSDRWRTIRGVKTALTLALAQIIFLVPHFPYYLTYYNPLLGGSRVAKNLLMMGQGEGLDQAAQWLNQSPNAREMKVSVWYSAAFAPYFQGEIKGICRNKCPEPRRWTGANRVVFYINQIQRMFPESEMLDYFLVQQPFYTVQLHGVDYVQVYPGPVPLPEDLEHIQVPLFLSFGEQVRLLGYDLKTSKLKPGDELLVTFYWEFLEPVPPNFALNMSLSNEDGNTFNSSQASLLNGYLPLARIAPGTIIRDVRKLTITPKTSPGLYLLEVGWFSPNKKQALQVQDAKRNSQGNQAFIAEVEVVKSVTP; encoded by the coding sequence ATGAAGTCTATCCCACGTTTTCCTAGTTTCGGCTGTCAAGCCCTCAGATCTCTCGGATGCAACCCAATTCTGTTGGCAATTTTCCTGGTCTCACTAGTGCTGCGTGTCTTAGCGATTACCGTTGCCTTCAATGTAGATGAGATGAATTGGATGCGCCGGGGTAGCCTGTTTCTATGGCGGTTGCTCGAAGGAGATCTAGCGGACACCTATCTCCGCCATCATCCAGGTGTTACCAATATGTGGCTCACTGGCAGCAGCCAGCTACTCAATTGTCAATTTCACAAGCTGTTCCAAGGTTGGCTAAACCTGAATCAGACACAAAGCCTGGAAGCCTGTTTAAATACAACCAATTTCCCTATCAGCTCATTCGTTATGCCGCGCCTGCTACAAGCAGTAATGACTTCAGCTTGCATGGTAGGGATATACATACTTGCCAAACGGCTGTTAGGGCGACCGGCAGCGCTAGCAGCGATTAGCCTCCTAATCCTAGAACCGTTTTTTTTAGCCTATCAGCGCTCCATCACCACTGATGCGTTACAAACTGACTTTGGTATTTTGGGATTGCTACTGCTGCTCCTTTACCTACGGGGAGATGGCACTCGTCGAACCCTTGTAGCATCAGGTGCCTTAATGGGGCTGGCCGTAGCTGGAAAAATACCGACTATTTTTGTCTTGCCTGGGGTTGGACTCTGGATTGTCCTGATTGAGTTAGGTGTCTGGCAAGCCAGTTTTCCCCAGCGGGGATGGAAGCGACAGACTGTAGACATGATGCTTTGGGGTATAAGCTTTTGTTCAGTTATCTTTCTAATTTGGCCAGCACTATGGGTAGCTCCCTTAGAGACTTTGGGTAAGCTTTACGAGGGCTTATTGCAAGAAGCTGATACAGGCGACCAATTCTTTTGGGGACAGGTCACTGATTCACCCGGACTAATTTTTTATCCCCTAGCGCTAGCGTATCGTTTATCACCTACACTGCAAGTAGGTTTGTTGACTTGTTTAGCAGCACTGCTCATTCCCAGGCTGCGGCAGCACCGGGCTAAAATTCCTGAGCTGGTTGCACTTACCTTAATCCCAATCTCTGTCTTGGTAATCGTTTCAGTTATCGATAGAAAGTACGATCGCTACATTATGATTATCTGGCCAGAGTTAGCCTTGCTAGCTGGAGCTGGATGGAGAAAAATCGGGGCTTGGGTTAAATATTGGGGAACTCCTTTATGGTCAAGGGGAAGCGATAGGTGGCGAACAATCCGGGGAGTCAAGACAGCACTCACACTAGCACTTGCCCAAATAATTTTCCTTGTGCCACACTTTCCCTACTACCTGACGTACTACAATCCTTTACTGGGTGGTTCCCGTGTTGCCAAGAATTTGCTGATGATGGGTCAAGGAGAAGGTCTAGATCAAGCTGCACAATGGTTAAACCAGTCCCCCAATGCCAGAGAAATGAAGGTATCTGTATGGTATAGTGCAGCTTTTGCTCCCTATTTTCAGGGTGAAATTAAAGGCATATGCAGGAATAAATGCCCTGAGCCAAGACGCTGGACAGGAGCTAATCGCGTGGTATTTTATATCAATCAAATACAGCGTATGTTTCCGGAATCGGAGATGTTAGACTACTTTCTAGTGCAGCAACCATTCTACACTGTACAGCTTCATGGTGTTGACTATGTACAAGTCTATCCTGGACCAGTTCCCTTACCAGAGGATTTAGAACACATCCAAGTACCCCTTTTCCTGTCTTTTGGTGAACAGGTGCGCTTGCTAGGTTATGACTTGAAGACTTCTAAGCTAAAGCCAGGTGATGAGCTTTTAGTCACCTTTTACTGGGAATTTCTAGAGCCAGTACCACCAAACTTTGCGCTTAATATGAGCTTAAGCAATGAAGATGGAAACACGTTCAACAGTTCACAGGCAAGTCTATTGAATGGCTATCTGCCTCTTGCTCGAATTGCTCCTGGGACAATTATACGTGATGTCCGTAAGCTGACTATCACACCAAAAACATCACCTGGGTTATATCTTCTTGAAGTAGGATGGTTTTCACCGAATAAGAAACAAGCACTGCAAGTACAGGATGCCAAGAGAAATTCTCAAGGAAATCAAGCATTTATTGCCGAAGTGGAAGTAGTCAAGTCAGTTACGCCATAA
- a CDS encoding PQQ-dependent sugar dehydrogenase yields MKKFRLLYFILSLFLVIFAVSSISSAQITDPIPEPIKKSELSVGLEEVVKIPNSGTGRKKAARLNLLTHAGDGSGRLFVNDMRGKLYAIVDGTATVYMNLKKLICADFTYETPQQGFAYFAFHPEFANNGIFYTVTSEVKTGGTPDFPVTKPIINSNKNIIESAHHDVIREWKATNPSSNTFAGTSREILRIEEPYPDHNVGQLGFNPNAKPGDDDYGLLYIAVADGGSDGYPVSDTDPLDNGQNLGTPLGKILRIDPFGNKSVNGKYGIPGDNPFVTDDDPKTLGEIWAYGLRNPHRFSWDTGGEGKMLIADTGQAFIEEINLGIKGANYGWGEREGTWVIEENNENVLFALPKNDRSYGYTYPVAQYDHDIPPDIKGFYGIAIAGGYVYRGKAIPELIGQYIFADFAHDARFFHVPVDELVDGKQAKIKELRLFDGEQDASFLEIIGKKRSDVRFGVDEEGEIYVTSKQDGKVRKLVRSPELSKY; encoded by the coding sequence ATGAAGAAATTTCGCCTTCTCTATTTTATCTTGTCGCTCTTCTTGGTCATCTTTGCTGTTTCCAGCATTTCTTCTGCCCAGATAACCGATCCCATTCCCGAGCCAATTAAAAAGTCAGAACTCTCTGTCGGATTGGAAGAAGTTGTTAAAATTCCCAATAGTGGAACTGGAAGAAAGAAAGCTGCTCGCTTGAACCTGCTTACCCATGCAGGAGATGGTAGCGGACGATTATTTGTTAACGATATGCGTGGCAAGTTGTATGCCATTGTTGACGGCACTGCTACTGTTTATATGAATCTGAAAAAACTAATTTGTGCAGACTTTACCTATGAAACTCCTCAACAGGGCTTCGCTTATTTTGCTTTTCATCCAGAATTTGCTAACAATGGAATTTTTTATACTGTAACTAGCGAAGTTAAAACTGGCGGTACTCCTGACTTCCCCGTTACCAAACCAATTATTAACAGTAACAAGAACATTATCGAAAGTGCCCACCACGATGTAATTCGCGAGTGGAAGGCAACAAACCCTTCTAGCAATACTTTTGCGGGAACATCCCGTGAGATTTTGCGCATTGAAGAGCCTTACCCAGATCATAATGTTGGACAATTGGGCTTTAATCCCAATGCTAAACCAGGAGATGATGATTATGGCTTGCTATACATTGCAGTAGCTGATGGCGGTAGTGATGGCTATCCTGTTAGTGATACCGATCCCTTGGATAATGGACAGAATCTGGGAACACCCCTGGGCAAAATTCTCAGAATCGATCCCTTTGGGAATAAGAGTGTTAATGGTAAATATGGTATTCCTGGTGATAATCCTTTTGTTACAGATGACGATCCTAAGACCTTGGGTGAAATCTGGGCTTATGGACTGCGTAATCCCCATCGTTTTAGCTGGGATACTGGTGGCGAAGGCAAAATGTTGATTGCTGATACTGGTCAGGCTTTTATTGAAGAAATTAATCTTGGTATCAAAGGAGCTAACTATGGTTGGGGCGAGCGGGAAGGTACTTGGGTTATAGAGGAAAATAATGAAAATGTTTTGTTTGCATTACCCAAAAATGATCGCTCCTATGGCTATACTTATCCCGTTGCCCAATATGACCATGACATCCCCCCCGACATAAAAGGCTTCTATGGAATTGCGATCGCTGGTGGTTATGTTTATCGGGGCAAAGCAATTCCTGAATTAATCGGTCAATACATTTTTGCTGACTTCGCTCATGATGCCAGATTTTTCCACGTTCCTGTGGATGAACTTGTCGATGGCAAACAGGCAAAAATAAAAGAACTCAGACTCTTTGACGGAGAGCAAGACGCTTCTTTTCTAGAAATCATTGGTAAAAAACGCTCTGATGTGCGATTCGGGGTGGACGAAGAAGGAGAAATCTATGTGACATCGAAACAAGATGGTAAAGTTAGGAAACTCGTTCGTTCACCAGAATTATCTAAGTATTAA